A genomic window from Sphingobacterium spiritivorum includes:
- a CDS encoding class I SAM-dependent methyltransferase has protein sequence MILKNTEIQLLTPQHWKDYELIDCGDFEKLERFGHLVLIRPEPQAVWPKTLSDAEWTKRYDIRFKGRSATSGDWVKKNPKAQDRWHIEYKNKDAAIKFRLGLTSFKHVGIFPEQAVNWDYISDSVRSFKTDKPKVLNLFAYTGGASLIAKAAGADTTHVDSIKQVVTWANENQEISGLDNIRWVVEDALKFVKRELKRGNTYNGIILDPPAYGHGPKGEKWKLEDHIMEMMKDVVQLLDPKEHFLILNTYSLGFSSVIVENLIRTAFPKVENLEIGELYLQATAGPKLPLGVFGKFRKIAKD, from the coding sequence TTGATTTTGAAAAATACTGAAATACAATTACTGACTCCTCAGCATTGGAAGGATTATGAACTCATCGATTGTGGTGATTTTGAAAAACTGGAGCGTTTTGGTCATTTGGTACTGATTCGTCCGGAACCGCAGGCTGTATGGCCTAAAACACTTTCTGATGCCGAGTGGACAAAAAGATATGATATTCGATTTAAAGGTCGTTCTGCAACTTCGGGGGATTGGGTGAAAAAAAATCCTAAAGCGCAGGATCGCTGGCATATCGAATATAAAAATAAAGATGCTGCAATTAAATTCAGACTGGGACTTACTTCTTTCAAACATGTGGGTATTTTTCCGGAACAAGCTGTTAACTGGGATTATATCTCGGACTCTGTACGCTCTTTTAAGACGGACAAACCTAAAGTCCTCAATCTGTTCGCATATACTGGTGGAGCCTCATTGATCGCAAAAGCTGCGGGTGCAGACACTACGCACGTAGATTCTATCAAGCAGGTTGTGACCTGGGCAAATGAGAATCAGGAAATTTCAGGTCTAGATAATATCCGTTGGGTAGTAGAAGATGCTCTTAAATTTGTAAAGCGGGAACTTAAACGCGGAAATACATATAATGGAATTATTCTGGATCCGCCAGCTTACGGACACGGTCCGAAAGGGGAGAAGTGGAAACTGGAAGACCATATCATGGAAATGATGAAGGATGTCGTGCAGCTACTGGATCCGAAAGAACATTTCCTTATTTTGAATACCTATTCTTTAGGCTTCTCTTCCGTTATTGTTGAAAATCTGATCAGAACTGCTTTTCCGAAAGTGGAAAATCTGGAAATCGGAGAGCTCTATCTGCAAGCTACAGCAGGACCTAAATTACCATTAGGCGTGTTTGGTAAATTCAGAAAGATTGCTAAAGACTAA